One window of the Dreissena polymorpha isolate Duluth1 chromosome 5, UMN_Dpol_1.0, whole genome shotgun sequence genome contains the following:
- the LOC127831469 gene encoding putative eggshell protein, whose product MVKGYDQHGAMVKGYDQYGAMVKGYDQHGAMVKGYDQYGAMVKGYDQYGAMVKGYDQYGAMVKGYDQYGAMVKVYDQYGAMVKGYDQYGAMVKGYDQYGALVMGYDQHGAMVKGYDQHGAMVKGYDQYGAIVNGYDQYGAMVMGYDQHGAMVKGYDQYGTVNHE is encoded by the exons ATGGTTAAGGGATATGACCAGCATGGTGCAATGGTCAAGGGATATGACCAGTATGGTGCAATGGTCAAGGGATATGACCAGCATGGTGCAATGGTCAAGGGATATGACCAGTATGGTGCAATGGTCAAGGGATATGACCAGTATGGTGCAATGGTCAAGGGATATGACCAGTATGGTGCCATGGTCAAGGGATATGACCAGTATGGTGCAATGGTCAAGGTATATGACCAGTATGGTGCAATGGTCAAGGGATATGACCAGTATGGTGCAATGGTCAAGGGATATGACCAGTATGGTGCATTGGTCATGGGATATGACCAGCATGGTGCAATGGTCAAGGGATATGACCAGCATGGTGCAATGGTCAAGGGATATGACCAGTATGGTGCAATTGTCAACGGATATGACCAGTATGGTGCAATGGTCATGGGATATGACCAGCATGGTGCAATGGTCAAGGGATATGACCAGTATG ggactgtcaaccacgaatga